From Anopheles arabiensis isolate DONGOLA chromosome 3, AaraD3, whole genome shotgun sequence, a single genomic window includes:
- the LOC120905168 gene encoding uncharacterized protein LOC120905168 isoform X7 — MENKRCDEKNEPLRSEHLAEVPSSSLQSFVSSRTRSHPVICDVIRLEVIRERSSVYSEDGEFIDLPLPPVPPWSTILKDEVAVDEEENHIKDSEKSYELDAHIKSPVNNFVGDSEARCDVDVIDISISPYDCNHNTASDLTPNNKMHLRVMEEDAKSIDSSTASNTLRKSSWSVTSIGSTGAEYSNDDCKSGCQSDSVDSDEGDRPEDDYCEHSSGYRDKSPFLRSISLSPVERRFRKLSSSRERRRHAHEAEGKLLGTCDGWRSQRSKPYRKHEAEDSTCCDDDFTWVYAHNHHEAPKASVESDRRSVSQTTATRSVPRDQQRSREMSIQKTDQCQSTANTIGIGEAVPCGKPPRPSRETGSLDRRRNLRSSRHERDGKSHSTHSLKENSSSSEFHKHDSMSSNLSLNSKDHLQDSGSFYYYNISGSGNPHQRHGYPPHPQNACTSPSMWEPPPPPPLSPWDPQYYWNNPHCRHQSKEELRLIDYHRRQQELYQYGNRSGQSSMQDLSCASGCCNRNYYHHPPLPVCCPLDHRTQWINDVQRHDTDERLRRLQKDKESLALQVKTLTEHMQTQSTKISELENMIKEKNQLLSNAEDLLQREMLSRSSLETQKLELMSAMSELKLQQAALERENLELRTTFVTNSVASSGLFNGNLANGSGSGSAITNVLNNNSITSSLLRRPQIITNTRMVGMSASTPGASMISSPIHHGSHGSLQQAAISPITPKTPPASYRQRIDVHYSSLPRQAFATTLSTVSTSSGSSTATDSNANPKRNVAFADAENRDNGILEHGEGGVQPTRSFTPQPSPSPSMSHKLKNIFGKIKRSNSGTLDDITTPEGEFKRGGVRATAGARLGWSGTTPYRKPDKPFREWDVDTICHWFEHLGLNMYEEDLRKWIKSSTTPGSELMKASPVDIEKELSLRNPLHRKKIVLAIADISGTVGDDGLFENAGKLDSTWVQRWLDDVGLPQYKEPFMAARMDGRMLHKLTMDDLGHLQISSCLHVASIRRGIQLMRNEKWNPDCHIRRPLQLGLNAKDDVRLWTSQRVHEWLRAVDLAEYAPNLRGSGVHGALMIFEVKFTAELFADLLNIPSSKTLLRRHLATHFKELLGRDIIQVKREAENTLGFQPLTITAKIKTPKKSQFSLKRKKSNKGGNLGGDEWSDYVCPMGGSGQEHLPPASSSAYDQTSTNQGSNTPISALSAFTSNASSPNTNIVTSIAMTKDPSTAPIAYPDSTTSSISSTTTSGVGLELASVQRQPSSNAQLVTTPIVNNNGVECRGEGGGSDSPLSIRSSTASTS; from the exons ATGGAGAATAAGCGATGCGATGAGAAAAATGAACCATTAAGATCAGAACATTTAGCAGAagtaccatcatcatctctTCAGTCATTTGTTTCATCACGAACACGAAGTCATCCCGTAATATGCGATGTGATTCGCCTTGAGGTTATTCGCGAGCGTAGCAGTGTCTACAGTGAGGATGGCGAGTTCATTGACTTGCCACTGCCGCCTGTTCCACCATGGTCAACTATTTTGAAAGATGAAGTTGCGGTTGATGAAGAGGAAAATCATATAAAGGACAGCGAAAAATCTTATGAATTAGATGCACATATCAAATCTCCAGTGAATAATTTTGTGGGGGACAGCGAGGCGAGATGCGACGTAGATGTTATTGATATATCTATATCACCATACGATTGCAATCATAATACCGCTAGTGATTtgacaccaaacaacaaaatgcattTGCGTGTAATGGAAGAAGATGCAAAGTCAATCGACAGTAGTACGGCATCAAACACATTGCGGAAAAGTTCGTGGAGTGTGACTTCGATTGGTTCCACTGGAGCTGAATACTCTAATGACGATTGCAAATCTGGCTGCCAGTCCGACAGTGTGGACAGCGATGAGGGTGATCGACCAGAGGACGATTACTGTGAACATTCATCTGGATATCGTGATAAATCGCCATTTCTACGATCAATATCGCTATCACCAGTAGAACGTCGTTTTCGTAAATTGTCCTCATCTCGGGAGCGTCGACGTCATGCACATGAAGCTGAAGGGAAACTATTGGGAACCTGTGATGGTTGGAGATCTCAACGGTCTAAGCCGTACAGAAAGCATGAAGCAG AAGACTCGACTTGCTGTGATGATGACTTTACTTGGGTATACGCTCACAACCACCATGAAGCGCCAAAGGCTTCCGTTGAATCTGACCGACGATCCGTTtcacaaacaacagcaactcGATCGGTTCCACGTGACCAACAACgtagtcgagaaatgtcaatacaaaaaactgatcaATGTCAATCCACAGCTAACACAATTGGTATCGGGGAAGCAGTTCCTTGTGGCAAGCCACCCAGACCTTCACGGGAAACTGGTAGCCTAGATCGACGGCGGAACTTACGCTCAAGTCGTCACGAGCGAGATGGAAAAAGCCACAGTACACATTCACTAAAAGAAAATTCATCTTCGTCCGAATTTCATAAACACGATTCTATGTCCAGCAATCTCAGTTTAAATTCTAAAG ATCATCTGCAAGACTCGGGAAGCTTTTACTATTACAACATTAGTGGTAGCGGAAATCCACATCAACGTCATGGCTATCCACCTCATCCTCAAAATGCATGTACAAGTCCTAGTATGTgggaaccaccaccaccgccgccattGTCTCCTTGGGATCCTCAATACTACTGGAATAATCCGCATTGTCGCCACCAAAGCAAAGAAGAGTTGAGATTAATCGACTATCATCGCCGACAGCAAGAATTGTACCAATATGGAAACAGAAGTGGGCAAAGTAGTATGCAGGATTTATCTTGCGCTAGTGGCTGCTGTAATCGAAACTATTATCATCACCCACCTCTGCCGGTTTGTTGCCCATTGGATCATCGCACGCAATGGATCAACGATGTTCAG cGCCATGACACTGATGAACGGCTACGACGTTTACAAAAGGACAAAGAATCACTAGCTTTGCAAGTTAAAACACTTACGGAGCATATGCAGACACAATCTACAAAAATAAGTGAATTGGAAAACAtgataaaagagaaaaatcaGCTGCTATCCAACGCAGAAGATCTCCTGCAGCGA gaaatgCTTTCGAGATCTTCGCttgaaacacaaaaattaGAGCTCATGTCAGCGATGAGTGAGCTCAAACTTCAACAAGCAGCCCTAGAAAGAGAAAATTTGGAACTTCGTACAACTTTTGTAACTAATAGCGTGGCATCTAGCGGATTATTCAATGGAAATCTTGCAAATGGATCAGGGAGTGGATCAGCGATAACAAATGTGCTTAATAACAACAGCATTACGTCTAGTTTGCTCAGAAGACCTCAGATTATTACGAATACTAGAATGGTAGGCATGTCCGCCTCTACTCCAGGAGCTTCAATGATCTCGTCTCCAATACATCATGGCAGCCATGGGAGTTTACAACAAGCAGCAATTAGTCCTATTACTCCGAAG ACCCCACCGGCATCTTATCGACAACGTATCGATGTTCACTACAGTAGTCTTCCAAGACAAGCCTTTGCTACTACATTATCAACGGTTAGCACCTCCAGCGGCTCTTCAACAGCAACAGATAGTAACGCCAACCCTAAACGAAACGTAGCTTTTG CTGATGCAGAAAATCGCGATAATGGGATCTTAGAACACGGTGAAGGTGGTGTGCAGCCCACTCGCAGCTTCACCCCTCAACCTTCGCCATCGCCGTCTATGAGTCACAAATTAAAGAACATTTTTGGTAAGATCAAAAGAAGCAACAGTGGAACCTTGGACGATATTACAACTCCGGAAGGTGAATTTAAACGTGGAGGAGTTCGTGCAACCGCAGGGGCTCGTCTGGGTTGGAGTGGAACGACTCCATATCGAAAACCTGATAAACCGTTCCGCGAATGGGATGTAGATACAATCTGCCATTGGTTCGAGCATCTGGGTTTAAATATGTATGAGGAAGATTTACGAAAATGGATCAAATCGAGCACGACGCCTGGAAGCGAATTGATGAAAGCCTCGCCAGTAGATATTGAAAAAGAGTTAAGTTTGCGAAATCCATTGCATCGAAAAAAGATAGTGTTAGCTATTGCAGATATTTCGGGGACGGTGGGAGACGACGGGTTGTTTGAGAACGCTGGAAAGCTGGATTCAACATGG GTCCAGCGTTGGTTAGACGATGTTGGTTTGCCCCAATACAAAGAACCCTTCATGGCGGCCCGAATGGATGGACGAATGCTACACAAATTGACGATGGACGATTTGGGCCATTTGCAAATATCTTCTTGTTTGCACGTGGCCAGCATTCGTCGTGGTATACAGCTTATGCGTAATGAAAAATGGAATCCCGATTGTCATATTCGTCGGCCATTGCAACTCGGATTAAATGCAAAAGACGATGTAAGGTTATGGACTTCGCAAAGAGTCCATGAATGGTTACGAGCCGTCGATTTGGCAGAATATGCTCCTAATTTGCGTGGATCTGGAGTACATGGAGCTCTCATGATATTCGAAGTTAAATTTACAGCCGAACTTTTTGCTGATTTATTGAACATTCCTTCAAGCAAAACATTGTTACGTCGACATTTGGCTACTCATTTTAAGGAGCTTTTGGGTCGAGATATCATACAGGTGAAACGAGAGGCTGAAAATACCCTTGGATTCCAACCACTGACAATTACGGCAAAAATTAAG ACGCCTAAAAAGTCTCAATTTTCcttaaaacggaaaaagaGCAACAAAGGTGGCAATCTGGGAGGAGATGAATGGAGTGATTATGTCTGCCCAATGGGTGGTTCAGGTCAGGAACATTTACCGCCTGCATCTTCTTCAGCTTATGATCAAACTAGCACAAATCAAGGCAGCAATACTCCAATTTCTGCTCTTTCTGCCTTTACGTCAAATGCTTCTTCTCCTAATACTAATATTGTCACTAGCATCGCC ATGACGAAGGATCCCTCAACGGCACCAATTGCTTATCCAGACAGCACAACCAGCAGCATCTCCAGCACAACTACTTCCGGAGTCGGGTTGGAGCTTGCTTCAGTTCAACGTCAGCCGTCGAGTAACGCACAGTTAGTAACAACGCCGATAGTCAATAATAACGGTGTCGAATGTAGAGGAGAAGGAGGTGGTAGCGATTCTCCACTATCAATACGCAGTTCAACTGCTTCAACCTCCTAG
- the LOC120905168 gene encoding uncharacterized protein LOC120905168 isoform X3: protein MENKRCDEKNEPLRSEHLAEVPSSSLQSFVSSRTRSHPVICDVIRLEVIRERSSVYSEDGEFIDLPLPPVPPWSTILKDEVAVDEEENHIKDSEKSYELDAHIKSPVNNFVGDSEARCDVDVIDISISPYDCNHNTASDLTPNNKMHLRVMEEDAKSIDSSTASNTLRKSSWSVTSIGSTGAEYSNDDCKSGCQSDSVDSDEGDRPEDDYCEHSSGYRDKSPFLRSISLSPVERRFRKLSSSRERRRHAHEAEGKLLGTCDGWRSQRSKPYRKHEAEDSTCCDDDFTWVYAHNHHEAPKASVESDRRSVSQTTATRSVPRDQQRSREMSIQKTDQCQSTANTIGIGEAVPCGKPPRPSRETGSLDRRRNLRSSRHERDGKSHSTHSLKENSSSSEFHKHDSMSSNLSLNSKDHLQDSGSFYYYNISGSGNPHQRHGYPPHPQNACTSPSMWEPPPPPPLSPWDPQYYWNNPHCRHQSKEELRLIDYHRRQQELYQYGNRSGQSSMQDLSCASGCCNRNYYHHPPLPVCCPLDHRTQWINDVQRHDTDERLRRLQKDKESLALQVKTLTEHMQTQSTKISELENMIKEKNQLLSNAEDLLQREMLSRSSLETQKLELMSAMSELKLQQAALERENLELRTTFVTNSVASSGLFNGNLANGSGSGSAITNVLNNNSITSSLLRRPQIITNTRMVGMSASTPGASMISSPIHHGSHGSLQQAAISPITPKTPPASYRQRIDVHYSSLPRQAFATTLSTVSTSSGSSTATDSNANPKRNVAFGNVRSINKRLQLPKLTTSSSMNALLLATALQRTESNLRHMKSVSAQELMFDAASNDHNDASRIKDEMSCLENENRCHERANTEPPSAALLDDEAGASCVQNTNENTATETVKNCEMELTSDFDALLNLEKTCEIAPFDSKNNTGQIPNEIDRLRGFSVPNLADAENRDNGILEHGEGGVQPTRSFTPQPSPSPSMSHKLKNIFGKIKRSNSGTLDDITTPEGEFKRGGVRATAGARLGWSGTTPYRKPDKPFREWDVDTICHWFEHLGLNMYEEDLRKWIKSSTTPGSELMKASPVDIEKELSLRNPLHRKKIVLAIADISGTVGDDGLFENAGKLDSTWVQRWLDDVGLPQYKEPFMAARMDGRMLHKLTMDDLGHLQISSCLHVASIRRGIQLMRNEKWNPDCHIRRPLQLGLNAKDDVRLWTSQRVHEWLRAVDLAEYAPNLRGSGVHGALMIFEVKFTAELFADLLNIPSSKTLLRRHLATHFKELLGRDIIQVKREAENTLGFQPLTITAKIKTPKKSQFSLKRKKSNKGGNLGGDEWSDYVCPMGGSGQEHLPPASSSAYDQTSTNQGSNTPISALSAFTSNASSPNTNIVTSIAMTKDPSTAPIAYPDSTTSSISSTTTSGVGLELASVQRQPSSNAQLVTTPIVNNNGVECRGEGGGSDSPLSIRSSTASTS from the exons ATGGAGAATAAGCGATGCGATGAGAAAAATGAACCATTAAGATCAGAACATTTAGCAGAagtaccatcatcatctctTCAGTCATTTGTTTCATCACGAACACGAAGTCATCCCGTAATATGCGATGTGATTCGCCTTGAGGTTATTCGCGAGCGTAGCAGTGTCTACAGTGAGGATGGCGAGTTCATTGACTTGCCACTGCCGCCTGTTCCACCATGGTCAACTATTTTGAAAGATGAAGTTGCGGTTGATGAAGAGGAAAATCATATAAAGGACAGCGAAAAATCTTATGAATTAGATGCACATATCAAATCTCCAGTGAATAATTTTGTGGGGGACAGCGAGGCGAGATGCGACGTAGATGTTATTGATATATCTATATCACCATACGATTGCAATCATAATACCGCTAGTGATTtgacaccaaacaacaaaatgcattTGCGTGTAATGGAAGAAGATGCAAAGTCAATCGACAGTAGTACGGCATCAAACACATTGCGGAAAAGTTCGTGGAGTGTGACTTCGATTGGTTCCACTGGAGCTGAATACTCTAATGACGATTGCAAATCTGGCTGCCAGTCCGACAGTGTGGACAGCGATGAGGGTGATCGACCAGAGGACGATTACTGTGAACATTCATCTGGATATCGTGATAAATCGCCATTTCTACGATCAATATCGCTATCACCAGTAGAACGTCGTTTTCGTAAATTGTCCTCATCTCGGGAGCGTCGACGTCATGCACATGAAGCTGAAGGGAAACTATTGGGAACCTGTGATGGTTGGAGATCTCAACGGTCTAAGCCGTACAGAAAGCATGAAGCAG AAGACTCGACTTGCTGTGATGATGACTTTACTTGGGTATACGCTCACAACCACCATGAAGCGCCAAAGGCTTCCGTTGAATCTGACCGACGATCCGTTtcacaaacaacagcaactcGATCGGTTCCACGTGACCAACAACgtagtcgagaaatgtcaatacaaaaaactgatcaATGTCAATCCACAGCTAACACAATTGGTATCGGGGAAGCAGTTCCTTGTGGCAAGCCACCCAGACCTTCACGGGAAACTGGTAGCCTAGATCGACGGCGGAACTTACGCTCAAGTCGTCACGAGCGAGATGGAAAAAGCCACAGTACACATTCACTAAAAGAAAATTCATCTTCGTCCGAATTTCATAAACACGATTCTATGTCCAGCAATCTCAGTTTAAATTCTAAAG ATCATCTGCAAGACTCGGGAAGCTTTTACTATTACAACATTAGTGGTAGCGGAAATCCACATCAACGTCATGGCTATCCACCTCATCCTCAAAATGCATGTACAAGTCCTAGTATGTgggaaccaccaccaccgccgccattGTCTCCTTGGGATCCTCAATACTACTGGAATAATCCGCATTGTCGCCACCAAAGCAAAGAAGAGTTGAGATTAATCGACTATCATCGCCGACAGCAAGAATTGTACCAATATGGAAACAGAAGTGGGCAAAGTAGTATGCAGGATTTATCTTGCGCTAGTGGCTGCTGTAATCGAAACTATTATCATCACCCACCTCTGCCGGTTTGTTGCCCATTGGATCATCGCACGCAATGGATCAACGATGTTCAG cGCCATGACACTGATGAACGGCTACGACGTTTACAAAAGGACAAAGAATCACTAGCTTTGCAAGTTAAAACACTTACGGAGCATATGCAGACACAATCTACAAAAATAAGTGAATTGGAAAACAtgataaaagagaaaaatcaGCTGCTATCCAACGCAGAAGATCTCCTGCAGCGA gaaatgCTTTCGAGATCTTCGCttgaaacacaaaaattaGAGCTCATGTCAGCGATGAGTGAGCTCAAACTTCAACAAGCAGCCCTAGAAAGAGAAAATTTGGAACTTCGTACAACTTTTGTAACTAATAGCGTGGCATCTAGCGGATTATTCAATGGAAATCTTGCAAATGGATCAGGGAGTGGATCAGCGATAACAAATGTGCTTAATAACAACAGCATTACGTCTAGTTTGCTCAGAAGACCTCAGATTATTACGAATACTAGAATGGTAGGCATGTCCGCCTCTACTCCAGGAGCTTCAATGATCTCGTCTCCAATACATCATGGCAGCCATGGGAGTTTACAACAAGCAGCAATTAGTCCTATTACTCCGAAG ACCCCACCGGCATCTTATCGACAACGTATCGATGTTCACTACAGTAGTCTTCCAAGACAAGCCTTTGCTACTACATTATCAACGGTTAGCACCTCCAGCGGCTCTTCAACAGCAACAGATAGTAACGCCAACCCTAAACGAAACGTAGCTTTTG GTAATGTTCGTTCTATCAACAAACGATTGCAACTACCTAAGCTTACAACGTCCAGCTCAATGAATGCTCTTCTGCTAGCCACAGCATTGCAACGCACAGAATCTAATCTGAGACATATGAAATCGGTATCAGCACAAGAGTTAATGTTCGATGCTGCATCCAATGACCACAATGATGCATCTCGAATAAAAGATGAAATGAGTTGTTTAGAGAATGAGAACCGTTGTCACGAACGAGCGAATACTGAACCTCCATCGGCAGCATTATTAGATGACGAAGCAGGAGCATCATGCGTTCAAAACACGAATGAAAATACGGCGACAGAAACCGTGAAAAACTGTGAGATGGAATTAACATCCGATTTCGATGCACTTCTAAACTTAGAGAAAACGTGTGAAATTGCCCCGTTTGATTCAAAGAACAATACAGGACAAATACCCAACGAAATCGATAGACTACGTGGATTTTCAGTACCAAATTTAG CTGATGCAGAAAATCGCGATAATGGGATCTTAGAACACGGTGAAGGTGGTGTGCAGCCCACTCGCAGCTTCACCCCTCAACCTTCGCCATCGCCGTCTATGAGTCACAAATTAAAGAACATTTTTGGTAAGATCAAAAGAAGCAACAGTGGAACCTTGGACGATATTACAACTCCGGAAGGTGAATTTAAACGTGGAGGAGTTCGTGCAACCGCAGGGGCTCGTCTGGGTTGGAGTGGAACGACTCCATATCGAAAACCTGATAAACCGTTCCGCGAATGGGATGTAGATACAATCTGCCATTGGTTCGAGCATCTGGGTTTAAATATGTATGAGGAAGATTTACGAAAATGGATCAAATCGAGCACGACGCCTGGAAGCGAATTGATGAAAGCCTCGCCAGTAGATATTGAAAAAGAGTTAAGTTTGCGAAATCCATTGCATCGAAAAAAGATAGTGTTAGCTATTGCAGATATTTCGGGGACGGTGGGAGACGACGGGTTGTTTGAGAACGCTGGAAAGCTGGATTCAACATGG GTCCAGCGTTGGTTAGACGATGTTGGTTTGCCCCAATACAAAGAACCCTTCATGGCGGCCCGAATGGATGGACGAATGCTACACAAATTGACGATGGACGATTTGGGCCATTTGCAAATATCTTCTTGTTTGCACGTGGCCAGCATTCGTCGTGGTATACAGCTTATGCGTAATGAAAAATGGAATCCCGATTGTCATATTCGTCGGCCATTGCAACTCGGATTAAATGCAAAAGACGATGTAAGGTTATGGACTTCGCAAAGAGTCCATGAATGGTTACGAGCCGTCGATTTGGCAGAATATGCTCCTAATTTGCGTGGATCTGGAGTACATGGAGCTCTCATGATATTCGAAGTTAAATTTACAGCCGAACTTTTTGCTGATTTATTGAACATTCCTTCAAGCAAAACATTGTTACGTCGACATTTGGCTACTCATTTTAAGGAGCTTTTGGGTCGAGATATCATACAGGTGAAACGAGAGGCTGAAAATACCCTTGGATTCCAACCACTGACAATTACGGCAAAAATTAAG ACGCCTAAAAAGTCTCAATTTTCcttaaaacggaaaaagaGCAACAAAGGTGGCAATCTGGGAGGAGATGAATGGAGTGATTATGTCTGCCCAATGGGTGGTTCAGGTCAGGAACATTTACCGCCTGCATCTTCTTCAGCTTATGATCAAACTAGCACAAATCAAGGCAGCAATACTCCAATTTCTGCTCTTTCTGCCTTTACGTCAAATGCTTCTTCTCCTAATACTAATATTGTCACTAGCATCGCC ATGACGAAGGATCCCTCAACGGCACCAATTGCTTATCCAGACAGCACAACCAGCAGCATCTCCAGCACAACTACTTCCGGAGTCGGGTTGGAGCTTGCTTCAGTTCAACGTCAGCCGTCGAGTAACGCACAGTTAGTAACAACGCCGATAGTCAATAATAACGGTGTCGAATGTAGAGGAGAAGGAGGTGGTAGCGATTCTCCACTATCAATACGCAGTTCAACTGCTTCAACCTCCTAG